In Vanrija pseudolonga chromosome 4, complete sequence, a single window of DNA contains:
- the zrt1 gene encoding Zinc-regulated transporter 1, with product MSAAAPLTFQLDATDGDACAASVTDSHFPIRIASIFVIFVTTLLGTLPPIVWRKSKTIPRALFDFAKYFGTGVIIATAFVHLLAPAVEELGSPCLSPAWQEYDYPFALAMAAVLAMFFAEVAAYRLGTARLLRLGVRISEERNEERSSDVEAPGNKPDPLAKPVDCDEAACAEPDCIEPDCGDLECCDEDDGSLSQPPSNAEAAAQLIAIGVLEFGIVLHSVIIGLTLAVSDEFIVLFIVIVFHQMFEGPGLGSRLATLPLPKSAGWIRYAGAILYAGCTPVGIAVGLGLREGFNGNSGLFNAVAGILDSLSAGILIYTGLVELLAHEVLFNPRMMGAETRQLAYVLSCIALGAGLMALLAKWA from the exons atgtcagcagcagcaccactcacgttccagctcgacgcgactgacggcgacgcctgcgccgcgtcggtgACCGACAGCCACTTCCCGATCCGCATCGCGTCCATATTCGTCATCTTCGTGACCACGCTGCTGggcacgctgccgccgatCGTGTGGCGCAAGTCCAAGACGATCCCTCGGGCGCTGTTCGA CTTTGCAAAGTACTTTGGCACAGGCGTCATCATCGCCACGGCGTTCGTacacctcctcgcgccggcggtcgaggagctgggctCCCCATGCCTCAGCCCCGCGTGGCAGGAGTACGACTACCCGTTCGCGCTGGCCAtggcggccgtgctcgccatgttcttcgccgaggtcgccgcgtaccggctcggcacggcgcgtctcctccgcctcggggTGCGCATTAGCGAGGAGCGGAACGAGGAACGGAGCAGCGACGTCGAAGCCCCGGGCAACAAGCCCGACCCGCTGGCCAAGCCGGTCGActgcgacgaggcggcgtgcgccgagcccgactgCATCGAGCCCGActgcggcgacctcgagtgctgtgacgaagacgacggcTCGCTCTCCCAGCCCCCGAGCAACGCGGAAGCCGCGGCTCAGCTCATCGCTATCGGCGTGCTCGAATTCGGCATCGTCCTCCACTCGGTGATTATCGGGCTCACGCTGGCCGTGAGCGACGAGTTCATCGTGCTcttcatcgtcatcgtcttcCACC AAATGTTCGAGGGCCCGGGACTTGGATCGCGACTCGCGACGCTGCCTCTGCCCAAGTCGGCCGGCTGGATCCGGTACGCTGGCGCGATCCTCTACGCGGGCTGCACGCCGGTCGGTATCgccgtcgggctcggcctgcgcgagggcTTCAACGGCAACAGCGGTCTCTTCAACGCCGTGGCAGGTATTCTTGACTCGCTATCGGCCGGAATCCTCATCTAcaccggcctcgtcgagctcctcgcgcacgagGTG
- the atB_2 gene encoding Efflux pump atB, producing MTKSLSFGHQEPAPPTSVADADADERTLPGRLSQRTSQATLTPQSLPDGCSYGSIPSKDGEGAEKRVIWVDFPPASPENPICFSKSRKFLITAVVLLYTFWCSSTASAFSISAGTMCSHLHCRKFEAEAGIALYAWGAGIFPLIVAPLSEEFGRHPVYMFALIMLFVFHLANGVAKNMATVLMSRFFLGAAGSIGTSVVGGTISDIFIPAHRGVPMAISGFIVYFATGLGGAVFGYVDVRASWRWVWYVHTIGIGAMIPVVVFGLKETRTDIILRRRAAKLRKERGLADGGVYMHASEVDKVSFWSAVTTSLYRPFIFLTTEPIVMFFSLWVALANQWSVFYVQIAGLPYMMRNLWGFNTEQVGLMYFTTCIGAVFGLCGGQIQEHLYRKKAPTRGIEARLYAPMAGGILFSIGCFITGFTALPNIHWIGSAVGQVVVITSIFMIYVTAFTYVSECYGVFASSAIAGQSSARNLIGGCIAFATNTMFERMTPRWAIVMMASFAAVLALVPFVAFFYGPQIRARSKYSKVLMQQERDAIDAERIQREARGMDGHDFEDLEGDANGTTESHVKTKA from the exons atgACCAAATCTCTCTCCTTTGGCCACCAGGAGCCTGCTCCCCCAACCTCGGttgccgacgcggacgcggacgagcGAACGCTCCCTGGTCGCCTGTCACAGCGCACATCACAGGCGACTCTCACGCCCCAGTCTCTGCCGGATGGCTGCTCGTACGGATCGATCCCGTCCAAGGATGGCGAAGGCGCAGAGAAGCGCGTGATCTGGGTCGACttcccgcccgccagcccggAGAACCCGATCTGTTTCTCCAAGTCGCGCAAGTTTCTCATCACGGCCGTGGTGCTCCTGTACACTTTCTGGTGTT CATCaaccgcctcggccttctccatCTCAGCCGGCACGATGTGTTCCCACCTCCACTGCCGCAAGTTTGAGGCAGAGGCAGGTATTGCCCTGTACGCGTGGGGTGCGGGCATCTTCCCGTTGATTGTTGCGCCGCTCTCGGAGGAGTTTGGCCGGCACCCAGTGTACATGTTCGCCCTGATCATGCTCTTCGTCTTCCACCTGGCCAACGGCGT cgcaAAGAACATGGCGACGGTGCTCATGTCCcgcttcttcctcggcgcagcaggcagcaTCGGCACGTCAGTGGTCGGCGGGACCATCTCGGACATCTTCATCCCGGCGcaccgcggcgtgccgatGGCCATCTCGGGCTTCATCGTCTACTTTGCGaccgggctcggcggcgcagtgTTCGGCTatgtcgacgtgcgcgcgtcCTGGCGCTGGGTGTGGTACGTCCACACGATCGGCATCGGTGCCATGATCCCCGTCGTGGTCTTCGGGCTCAAGGAGACGCGGACGGACATTAtcctgcgccggcgcgcggccaagctccgcaaggagcgcggactggccgacggcggcgtgtacATGCACGcgtccgaggtcgacaaggTGTCCTTCTGGTCGGCTGTCACGACGAGCTTGTACCGCCCGTTCATTTTCCTTACGACCGAGCCCATTGTCATGTTCTTCAGTCTATGGGTGGCGTTGGCA AACCAGTGGAGTGTGTTCTACGTCCAGATCGCCGGCCTGCCATACATGATGCGCAACCTCTGGGGTTTCAACACAGAGCAAGTCGGCCTGATGTACTTTACGACGTGCATCGGCGCCGTCTTTGGGCTGTGTGGCGGTCAGATCCAGGAGCACCTCTACCGCAAGAAGGCGCCTACACGCGGCATCGAGGCGCGGCTGTACGCTCCTATGGCCGGAGGCATCCTGTTCTCCATCGGCTGCTTCATCACGGGCTTCACAGCGCTCCCAAATATCCACTGGATCGGATCGGCGGTGGGACAAGTGGTTGTCATCA CGTCCATCTTCATGATCTACGTGACCGCGTTCACGTACGTCAGCGAGTGCTACGGTGTCTTTGCATCCTCCGCGATCGCGGGAcagtcctcggcgcgcaacCTCATCGGCGGCTGTATCGCTTTCGCGACGAACACGATGTTTGAGCGCATgacgccgcgctgggcgatcgtgatgatggcgtcgtttgccgccgtgctcgcgctcgtgccgttCGTCGCCTTCTTCTACGGCCCCCAGatccgcgcgcgcagcaagTACTCCAAGGTCCTGATGCagcaggagcgcgacgccatcgacgccgagcggatccagcgcgaggcgcgcggcatGGACGGGCACGACTTTGAGGATCTCGAGGGGGACGCGAATGGGACCACTGAGAGCCATGTTAAGACTAAGGCTTGA